One part of the Bacteroidia bacterium genome encodes these proteins:
- a CDS encoding aminotransferase class I/II-fold pyridoxal phosphate-dependent enzyme encodes MKVETKLIHEGQQIDPSTGSVTAPIHLSTTFERQADGSYPLGFEYSRGGNPNRNALEANLAALEKGVDAMAFSSGSVAMMSVLQALKAGDHVIAPEEIYFGVRVMLQDIFAPWGLEVSFVDMNDLGKVAEAMQSNTRLLIVESPSNPQLSVADLQGLSEIAHKQGAYLICDNTIPTPILQRPIEWGVDLVVHATTKYIGGHSDVLGGALITASDTDFWQRIKHIQKIGGAVPSPFECWLTSRGMQTLSYRVKAMSAHALELANFLETHPRIEQVLYPGLPSHPQHALAQKQMDAYGGLISILVKGGEEAAIGVAANVKVFTRATSFGGTHSLIEHRASVEAEGSKTPRNLLRLSIGLEHLDDLKADLEQALA; translated from the coding sequence ATGAAAGTAGAAACCAAACTCATACACGAAGGACAACAGATAGATCCCTCAACCGGATCAGTTACCGCTCCCATTCACCTTTCCACTACTTTTGAAAGACAAGCAGATGGAAGCTATCCGCTGGGCTTTGAATATTCACGGGGAGGTAATCCCAACCGCAATGCCCTGGAAGCTAATTTAGCGGCATTGGAAAAAGGAGTGGATGCTATGGCCTTCTCTTCAGGCTCTGTGGCCATGATGAGCGTTCTGCAGGCCCTTAAGGCCGGAGACCATGTCATTGCACCAGAAGAGATCTACTTTGGCGTTAGGGTTATGCTACAGGACATCTTTGCTCCCTGGGGACTGGAGGTGAGTTTTGTAGATATGAATGATTTGGGGAAAGTAGCCGAAGCCATGCAATCCAATACCCGCTTGCTTATCGTCGAAAGTCCCTCCAATCCGCAATTGAGTGTTGCCGACTTGCAAGGTCTTTCAGAAATAGCTCATAAGCAGGGGGCATACCTGATTTGTGACAATACCATTCCCACTCCCATCCTCCAAAGACCTATCGAATGGGGCGTTGACCTGGTGGTCCATGCGACAACCAAATATATAGGAGGACATAGTGATGTGCTGGGAGGTGCACTGATCACCGCATCTGACACTGACTTCTGGCAAAGGATCAAACACATCCAAAAGATTGGAGGAGCCGTTCCTTCCCCTTTCGAATGCTGGCTTACAAGTCGAGGAATGCAAACCCTTTCTTATAGAGTAAAGGCCATGTCTGCACATGCTTTGGAACTGGCAAACTTTCTGGAAACACACCCCAGAATTGAGCAAGTTCTTTATCCCGGTCTTCCCAGCCATCCGCAGCATGCCTTGGCACAAAAACAAATGGATGCTTATGGAGGATTGATTTCTATTTTGGTAAAAGGAGGAGAAGAGGCTGCCATAGGAGTAGCTGCTAATGTAAAGGTCTTTACCCGCGCCACAAGTTTTGGGGGAACACATAGCCTCATCGAACATCGTGCATCCGTAGAAGCAGAAGGAAGTAAAACCCCGCGAAATCTGCTTCGACTTTCGATTGGGCTGGAACATTTGGATGATTTAAAAGCAGATCTTGAACAAGCTTTAGCATAA
- a CDS encoding amidohydrolase family protein — MMSRCTYFLLLLIFFSCTTQPKEEIHLLHDVQIIDPEEGEVQRFEQMALKDGRIHYVGERKDWDSYKIIGEDSLPGKYLLPPLWDMHSHLAWDAANDSLLFPFLFFHGILGLRDMGGDLGILKSFKEKVAKNPSFGPQIFGAGPILDGNPPIMMDVSLPLDEDADFPYILDSLKNGGADFFKVYSLLKEDALREISSFSDQSQLSFQGHLSEYVDPEISISLGQKSVEHLNRLEEIAANDQERFEEIGELMAKEESWLCPTLVIYQKKAFMDDPGLENEVYHDFIPPVLKAEWEGSKKRRLKDKSPEDWAAAKALFEEQKAWVYQLHKMGVKLLAGSDFAGMPYVYPGLGLWEELDLLKEIGLSDKEVLKIACQHPIEFLGLQEEYGKLEVGKKADFLLLSENPLKDIQNIRNIDMVYRDGNRMSSLFHTFP, encoded by the coding sequence ATGATGAGTAGATGCACCTATTTCCTGTTGCTACTGATCTTCTTTTCCTGTACTACGCAGCCAAAAGAAGAAATTCATTTATTGCATGATGTGCAGATTATCGATCCTGAGGAAGGAGAAGTGCAGCGATTTGAGCAGATGGCCCTCAAGGATGGGCGGATACATTATGTGGGCGAAAGGAAGGATTGGGATTCCTACAAGATCATCGGAGAGGATTCTTTGCCCGGAAAATACCTGCTCCCGCCCCTTTGGGATATGCATAGCCATCTTGCCTGGGATGCCGCCAATGATTCTTTGCTCTTTCCCTTTTTGTTTTTTCATGGCATACTTGGGCTAAGAGATATGGGAGGTGATTTGGGGATATTGAAAAGCTTTAAGGAGAAAGTTGCGAAAAATCCGAGCTTTGGCCCCCAAATTTTTGGTGCTGGGCCTATACTGGATGGAAATCCTCCTATCATGATGGATGTTAGTTTGCCCCTGGATGAGGATGCTGATTTTCCTTATATCCTGGATAGCCTGAAAAATGGAGGAGCTGATTTTTTCAAAGTCTATTCCCTGCTGAAAGAAGATGCACTTAGAGAAATTTCTTCATTTTCCGATCAATCCCAACTGAGTTTTCAGGGGCACCTATCTGAATATGTCGATCCGGAAATTTCCATTTCTTTGGGCCAGAAAAGTGTTGAGCATCTCAACCGTCTGGAAGAGATAGCAGCAAATGATCAGGAAAGATTTGAGGAGATTGGGGAATTGATGGCTAAAGAAGAAAGCTGGCTTTGTCCAACATTGGTTATATATCAAAAGAAGGCTTTTATGGATGATCCTGGATTGGAAAATGAGGTTTATCATGATTTTATTCCCCCTGTTTTGAAAGCCGAATGGGAAGGCAGCAAGAAAAGAAGGCTAAAGGATAAATCGCCTGAAGATTGGGCCGCTGCTAAAGCCTTGTTTGAAGAGCAAAAAGCCTGGGTCTATCAATTACATAAAATGGGCGTAAAACTATTGGCCGGAAGTGATTTTGCAGGTATGCCTTATGTCTATCCGGGCCTTGGACTGTGGGAGGAATTGGATCTGTTGAAGGAAATCGGTCTTTCGGATAAAGAAGTTTTGAAAATCGCTTGTCAGCATCCCATCGAATTCTTGGGACTACAAGAGGAGTATGGAAAACTGGAGGTAGGGAAAAAAGCTGATTTCCTCCTTTTGTCCGAAAATCCCCTGAAAGACATCCAAAACATCAGAAATATCGATATGGTTTATAGAGATGGGAATCGAATGAGTTCGCTTTTTCATACATTTCCCTAA
- the ribH gene encoding 6,7-dimethyl-8-ribityllumazine synthase, whose protein sequence is MAGGHDLSHIKYEGSGDHSNDRVAILVSKWNDKITGALLEGAKATLLDANLKEDNVKVHFVPGSYELSSGANMLLEAEKLDGVICLGCVIQGETRHFDFICDAVAQGITQVSIKHNRPVIFGVLTPDTQEQAEARAGGKYGNKGEEAAVALLEMIDLQKSL, encoded by the coding sequence ATGGCGGGCGGACACGACCTTTCCCACATCAAATATGAAGGTAGCGGTGATCATAGCAATGATCGCGTAGCTATCCTCGTCAGTAAATGGAACGATAAAATAACCGGCGCCCTTCTGGAAGGAGCTAAAGCAACTTTGCTTGATGCGAATCTGAAAGAAGACAATGTCAAGGTTCACTTCGTTCCAGGTTCCTATGAACTCTCCTCAGGCGCCAATATGCTGCTGGAAGCTGAAAAGCTGGACGGAGTTATATGCCTGGGCTGTGTGATTCAGGGAGAAACCCGTCATTTTGATTTCATCTGCGATGCGGTTGCTCAGGGCATCACCCAGGTAAGTATCAAACATAATCGTCCCGTGATTTTTGGCGTCCTGACTCCTGATACCCAGGAACAGGCAGAAGCTAGAGCCGGAGGCAAGTACGGCAACAAAGGTGAAGAAGCTGCTGTGGCTCTACTTGAGATGATTGATTTGCAGAAGAGTCTGTAA
- a CDS encoding erythromycin esterase family protein yields the protein MKLHARLLLLGLISLVFFACEEGMVEPEPGIQLTEKEQAYIDLLDNEVSPISNSPLRLKDADLRILDRLADTKMVGLGEATHGTKEFFQMKHRIFQYLVENHGFKAFLFEMDLAEALFFENWIQGEITGDLNQLMRNKMIFWTWRTEEVAALFSWMKDYNEGKAEEDRIHLYGVDNQYTRYSLDALVSRLNQVNPTLADSVRIFNSSLKQIHDLYKNKDNTALANINEGIASTLSLLEREKDNIQSQTTDENFLWINRLARHMEQVSTYLYEYYFLSDFKLRDKFMAENSSWYSDLLGADAKFVLWAHNAHMAKNQFYGTSPSQGGHLRNSLRKDYQVIAFGFTSGSFTAYGNGSLGSKRISEDPPRDTYNFIFHNSTHPNFMIDMTRIEDSNLQSWFLLEKRFLQLGSFYESPTNQFYLNTPLTSYYDYLIYFDQTTHSVLL from the coding sequence ATGAAACTACACGCTCGTTTACTACTTCTTGGTCTCATCTCACTTGTCTTTTTCGCTTGTGAAGAAGGGATGGTAGAACCAGAACCCGGGATTCAACTCACAGAAAAAGAGCAGGCCTATATTGATCTATTAGACAATGAAGTGAGCCCCATTTCCAATTCTCCGCTTAGGCTGAAAGATGCGGACTTGAGGATTCTGGACCGCCTTGCTGATACCAAAATGGTCGGTCTGGGGGAAGCTACGCATGGAACCAAAGAATTCTTTCAAATGAAGCACCGCATCTTCCAGTATCTGGTAGAGAATCACGGTTTCAAAGCCTTCCTTTTTGAGATGGATTTGGCGGAAGCCCTTTTCTTTGAAAACTGGATACAGGGAGAAATTACCGGAGATCTGAATCAACTCATGCGCAACAAAATGATCTTCTGGACCTGGAGAACAGAAGAAGTAGCAGCTTTATTCAGCTGGATGAAAGACTATAATGAAGGCAAAGCTGAAGAAGACAGAATTCATTTATATGGGGTCGATAATCAATACACGCGCTATAGTCTGGATGCTTTGGTAAGCAGGCTAAATCAGGTGAATCCTACACTGGCAGATAGTGTTCGAATTTTCAACTCCAGCCTCAAACAAATCCACGATCTATACAAGAATAAGGACAATACTGCCCTGGCAAATATCAATGAAGGGATAGCCAGCACGCTTTCCCTTTTGGAAAGAGAGAAAGATAATATCCAATCTCAAACCACAGATGAAAATTTCCTCTGGATCAATCGCCTGGCCCGACACATGGAGCAGGTGAGTACATATCTCTATGAATATTATTTCCTCAGTGATTTTAAACTCAGGGATAAGTTCATGGCGGAAAACAGCAGTTGGTATTCTGACTTATTGGGAGCAGATGCAAAATTTGTCCTGTGGGCACACAATGCTCATATGGCTAAAAATCAGTTTTATGGAACTTCCCCTTCTCAGGGAGGACATCTAAGAAATTCACTTAGGAAAGATTATCAGGTCATCGCTTTCGGTTTTACTTCCGGTAGCTTCACAGCTTATGGAAATGGGAGTTTGGGAAGCAAACGTATTTCAGAAGATCCCCCTCGGGATACCTATAATTTTATCTTCCATAATTCTACGCATCCGAACTTTATGATCGATATGACTCGTATTGAGGATTCCAATTTGCAGAGCTGGTTTCTCCTTGAAAAGAGATTCCTTCAACTGGGTTCATTTTACGAAAGCCCGACAAATCAATTCTACCTCAATACCCCTCTTACAAGCTATTATGATTATCTGATTTATTTTGATCAAACCACTCATTCGGTCTTGCTTTAG
- a CDS encoding amidohydrolase, producing the protein MKSKFLSIMLCFFCLSIYAQEKPKINKNKKAVITSLDGKFEELKDLSDRIWGFEEIAFRETQSAEALAKYAESQGFSVKRGVADIPTALVAEYGSGKPIIGILGEFDALPGLSQNTVPHKDPRNHGGAGHGCGHNLFGVASLGAAVAVKELIEKKKLKGTIRFYGTPAEEKFFGKLWMIRSGLFDDVDIVMDWHPSAETKSAVQSSLALVDFMVEYTGQAAHASGDPWNGRSASDALELYTTGINYYREHVKPTVRIHYHIMDAGKVVNVVPDYSKIWTRVRDTRREGMEVVWKQIEKIAEGAAMMANVDYKISLISGVHEVLVNRAGGARLQENLEYLGPITYTEDEQNFAKKIQEATGKPQIGIEADIHPMEVTLEHPMGGSTDVGDVSFVVPTVRLAATTAPNGTPWHSWAVVACGGMSIGHKGMHYASKAMAMTMVDFFEDEELRKAIRAEFIERKGDYEYKGIVPPGPPPVDADQGY; encoded by the coding sequence ATGAAGTCTAAATTCCTATCTATTATGTTGTGCTTTTTCTGTCTGAGCATCTATGCCCAGGAAAAGCCGAAAATCAATAAAAACAAGAAAGCAGTTATCACTTCTCTGGATGGAAAGTTTGAAGAACTCAAGGACTTGAGTGATCGCATCTGGGGATTTGAAGAAATCGCATTTAGAGAAACTCAATCTGCAGAAGCCCTGGCCAAATATGCCGAGTCTCAGGGATTCTCAGTTAAAAGAGGAGTTGCGGATATTCCTACCGCATTAGTGGCAGAATATGGCTCCGGGAAACCCATTATTGGGATTTTGGGAGAATTTGATGCCTTGCCCGGCCTTTCCCAAAATACAGTACCCCACAAAGATCCTCGCAATCATGGAGGTGCAGGTCATGGTTGTGGCCACAATCTTTTTGGAGTAGCTTCTTTAGGAGCAGCAGTTGCCGTAAAGGAACTCATCGAGAAAAAGAAACTCAAAGGAACCATACGTTTTTATGGAACTCCTGCTGAGGAGAAATTCTTCGGAAAACTCTGGATGATCAGATCAGGTCTATTTGATGATGTAGATATCGTCATGGACTGGCATCCAAGTGCAGAAACCAAGTCTGCGGTTCAGAGTTCTTTGGCATTGGTGGATTTTATGGTCGAATATACAGGCCAGGCTGCCCATGCTTCCGGTGATCCATGGAATGGACGAAGTGCTTCGGATGCCCTCGAACTTTACACTACCGGCATCAACTACTATCGCGAGCATGTGAAACCGACGGTACGTATTCACTATCATATCATGGATGCCGGGAAAGTAGTAAATGTAGTTCCCGATTATTCCAAAATCTGGACGCGGGTAAGAGATACCCGCCGAGAAGGAATGGAAGTAGTTTGGAAACAGATCGAAAAAATTGCTGAGGGTGCTGCTATGATGGCCAATGTGGATTATAAAATCAGCCTGATCTCGGGAGTGCATGAGGTTTTGGTGAATAGAGCCGGAGGAGCCCGCTTGCAGGAAAATCTCGAATACCTCGGCCCAATCACCTATACAGAAGACGAACAAAACTTTGCCAAGAAAATTCAGGAAGCTACCGGCAAACCACAAATCGGAATCGAAGCCGATATCCATCCGATGGAAGTAACCCTGGAGCATCCGATGGGTGGATCTACAGATGTAGGAGATGTGAGCTTCGTGGTGCCTACCGTGAGACTGGCCGCTACAACTGCTCCTAATGGAACGCCCTGGCATAGTTGGGCAGTAGTAGCATGTGGAGGAATGTCGATTGGACATAAAGGCATGCACTATGCTTCCAAAGCCATGGCGATGACCATGGTTGACTTTTTTGAAGACGAAGAACTGAGAAAAGCCATTCGCGCCGAATTTATTGAGCGCAAAGGCGATTACGAATACAAAGGAATTGTACCTCCCGGACCTCCGCCGGTCGATGCGGATCAGGGATACTAA
- a CDS encoding tetratricopeptide repeat protein has translation MAKKKQAELEDEVIYEDVENLEEEGSEAPFGDFVEKNQKLVMGIGIGLLLIVGGFFGYNWYQDQQNVEANRDMFQAVYYFEADSFNQALNGDGQYPGFLAITEDYPGTSAAEMANYYIGLIYLNSGTPQVDRGIEHLEKVSASNTMMGMSRNVALAFAYEEQNEPLKAAELFEDAAYTPAENDQTTPTMLLQAGRNYEAAGQADKALRLYQTIKDEYPLSTEGLRIDKYIGRVSQ, from the coding sequence ATGGCAAAGAAAAAGCAGGCAGAGTTGGAAGACGAAGTGATCTACGAAGACGTAGAGAATTTGGAGGAAGAAGGTTCCGAAGCACCCTTTGGTGATTTTGTTGAAAAGAACCAAAAACTCGTAATGGGTATTGGCATTGGTCTTCTCTTGATTGTGGGAGGATTCTTTGGCTATAACTGGTACCAGGATCAACAAAATGTTGAGGCCAACAGAGATATGTTCCAGGCCGTTTACTATTTCGAGGCAGATTCCTTCAATCAGGCTTTGAATGGAGATGGTCAGTATCCAGGTTTCCTCGCGATTACTGAGGACTATCCCGGAACCAGTGCTGCTGAAATGGCCAATTACTATATCGGACTGATTTACCTAAATTCAGGTACCCCTCAGGTTGATCGTGGAATTGAACATCTGGAAAAAGTATCTGCATCTAACACCATGATGGGGATGTCCAGAAATGTTGCGCTGGCTTTTGCTTATGAAGAGCAAAATGAGCCTTTGAAAGCCGCCGAGCTTTTTGAGGATGCTGCATATACTCCCGCTGAAAATGATCAAACGACTCCTACCATGCTCTTGCAGGCAGGACGTAATTATGAAGCAGCAGGACAAGCTGATAAGGCCTTACGTCTGTACCAAACCATCAAGGACGAATACCCGCTGAGTACTGAAGGACTAAGAATCGATAAATACATCGGTAGAGTTTCTCAATAA
- a CDS encoding linear amide C-N hydrolase: MKYIISLILICALCGQSLACSMFSFQVDGKTLVGNNEDYFDPDTWMWTDKSGKYGSVFFGFGNFFAQGGMNEAGLVFDGFAMEARKVNDVDGKKSTNPAKLIRKIMGSCTTVAEVEEIMKQYDLSFMENAQLMFVDRTGASLVVEGDDYVHATGDYHITTNFYQSSTAKSDFHKVCHRYAAGDKIMSEGLEYSIEYGESVLEAMHQEGIWGGTQYSNIYDLEEKKVYLYLFHNYKERLELSLDDLLKKGDKVQLKSLFTETAEYEEYAHAYERSKEICHALADYKSQDELREALKELESLPQAMLWNQQLFEAADKLQNEEKHEMAIALINYAKELIPQSWRLRAMLAKSLFMQKQLDAAEREITKAIELNPEEPSLIEARDKIRAAMEK, from the coding sequence ATGAAATACATAATCAGCCTTATTCTAATTTGTGCGCTTTGTGGACAAAGCCTGGCTTGTAGCATGTTTAGCTTTCAGGTGGATGGCAAGACCCTGGTCGGAAATAATGAAGATTATTTTGATCCCGATACCTGGATGTGGACGGATAAAAGCGGGAAATACGGCAGTGTGTTTTTTGGTTTTGGAAACTTCTTTGCCCAGGGAGGAATGAATGAAGCGGGACTGGTCTTCGATGGTTTTGCCATGGAAGCTAGAAAAGTAAATGATGTTGATGGGAAAAAATCGACAAATCCAGCAAAGCTTATCCGCAAGATTATGGGCAGCTGTACGACAGTAGCTGAAGTGGAGGAGATCATGAAACAATACGATTTGAGTTTCATGGAGAACGCACAATTGATGTTTGTCGATAGAACGGGTGCATCTTTGGTCGTAGAGGGAGATGATTATGTGCACGCTACAGGCGATTACCACATCACTACCAATTTTTATCAATCTTCAACTGCCAAATCGGACTTCCATAAAGTTTGCCATCGATATGCAGCAGGAGATAAGATCATGAGTGAAGGCCTGGAGTATTCGATTGAATATGGAGAATCAGTCCTGGAAGCCATGCATCAGGAAGGAATTTGGGGAGGAACTCAGTATTCCAATATTTATGATCTGGAGGAAAAGAAAGTTTACCTCTATCTCTTTCACAATTACAAAGAACGGCTCGAACTTTCCCTGGATGATCTCTTGAAAAAAGGGGATAAGGTACAATTGAAAAGTCTCTTTACAGAGACCGCTGAATACGAGGAATATGCACATGCCTATGAGAGAAGCAAAGAGATTTGCCATGCACTCGCAGACTATAAATCCCAGGATGAGCTAAGAGAAGCCCTCAAAGAACTGGAGTCTCTGCCGCAGGCCATGCTTTGGAACCAGCAATTATTTGAAGCAGCAGATAAGCTACAAAATGAGGAAAAGCATGAAATGGCGATTGCCCTTATCAATTATGCCAAAGAACTGATCCCTCAATCCTGGAGGTTACGTGCGATGCTGGCCAAGTCCCTCTTTATGCAAAAACAACTGGATGCCGCTGAGCGAGAAATCACAAAGGCCATCGAACTCAATCCCGAAGAGCCTTCTTTAATAGAGGCCAGAGATAAAATTCGGGCGGCCATGGAGAAATAA
- a CDS encoding serine hydrolase domain-containing protein, whose protein sequence is MKKLLLFTSLFLLSLSFSFGQGHYDRLVTNSNAEVVGISEERLSLLDAHIQKYIDNGSLPGGVFMVMRKGNVVYNKAFGQRSMDGNDPYKKDDIFRLASMTKAVTTVSIMQLYEQGKLGLDDPIFYYIPEFARPVVMESYNEADTSYTSVPANKPITIRHLLTHTSGITYGAFNPGKIQAIYAKAGANAFGLSHKEMSTKQMAAQIAKVPLVFHPGEKYMYGLNMELLGRIVEVASGETLAQYFKNHIFDPLGMKDTWFYQPKENHDRLVPVYAYNNQEKKLFVNPDPNLDYPNMEDPNHYAGGGGLSGTANDYAIFIQALVNGGNYKEARILSRKTIEVMTSDQLLDLKASGERYSKQVGLTYGLGFQLKIKDGSALGHKSPGTYEWGGVFNTKFFIDPAEDLTFVGMTQVLPFTRPDFWDRMYAIIYGSIED, encoded by the coding sequence ATGAAAAAGTTACTGCTATTTACGAGCCTTTTCCTCCTTTCACTTTCGTTTTCCTTTGGCCAGGGCCACTATGATCGGCTGGTTACAAACAGCAATGCTGAGGTCGTAGGTATCTCTGAAGAGCGCTTGAGTCTCCTGGATGCACATATCCAGAAATACATAGATAATGGCAGCTTGCCCGGAGGAGTTTTTATGGTGATGCGGAAAGGAAATGTGGTTTACAATAAAGCTTTCGGCCAAAGATCTATGGATGGCAATGATCCCTATAAAAAAGACGATATTTTCCGTTTGGCTTCTATGACCAAAGCAGTAACAACGGTTTCCATTATGCAGTTGTATGAGCAAGGGAAATTGGGATTGGATGATCCTATTTTTTATTACATCCCTGAATTTGCCAGACCTGTTGTGATGGAATCCTACAATGAAGCGGACACAAGCTATACCAGCGTTCCTGCGAATAAACCGATAACGATTCGACACTTACTTACCCATACTTCCGGAATCACCTATGGAGCGTTTAATCCCGGAAAGATCCAGGCCATCTACGCCAAAGCAGGCGCCAATGCATTTGGTCTTTCTCACAAGGAAATGAGTACGAAACAAATGGCAGCCCAGATCGCCAAAGTTCCTCTGGTATTTCATCCCGGAGAAAAATACATGTACGGCCTCAATATGGAGTTGCTGGGACGCATCGTAGAAGTAGCATCAGGTGAAACGCTCGCACAATATTTCAAGAACCACATCTTTGATCCCCTGGGTATGAAGGATACCTGGTTTTACCAGCCCAAAGAAAATCACGATCGACTGGTTCCGGTTTATGCCTACAATAATCAGGAAAAGAAACTATTTGTAAATCCGGATCCCAATCTCGATTATCCCAATATGGAAGATCCCAATCACTATGCTGGAGGCGGAGGACTTTCAGGAACGGCTAATGATTATGCGATATTTATTCAGGCTTTGGTGAATGGAGGGAACTATAAGGAAGCGAGAATCCTAAGCAGAAAGACCATAGAAGTCATGACTTCGGATCAATTGCTTGACCTGAAAGCTAGCGGAGAGCGTTATTCTAAACAAGTTGGCCTTACCTATGGATTGGGATTCCAACTTAAAATAAAAGACGGAAGTGCTTTGGGACATAAATCTCCCGGTACCTATGAATGGGGAGGTGTTTTTAATACAAAATTCTTCATTGATCCTGCTGAGGATCTCACCTTTGTAGGGATGACGCAAGTCCTTCCTTTTACTCGGCCAGATTTTTGGGATAGAATGTACGCGATAATTTATGGTTCTATAGAAGATTGA